From a region of the Triticum aestivum cultivar Chinese Spring chromosome 7D, IWGSC CS RefSeq v2.1, whole genome shotgun sequence genome:
- the LOC123167289 gene encoding uncharacterized protein — translation MIQPSKEVVENEKFYHHCLLITSNTCNLDLARVKTELNKFWKLTDDWDIRRDGRQNFVASFNSEDDLLSCLKPPDVETFLDEKEVNFSVAMWDEGDGEKLDLIKEWLLVYGVPGAYRNWKELYQVASAVGVLLEVDEESLESGDKEPIRLRIALGSLVGAPFSYHFVFGWSSRLVKFMIEDKVGRIEGQWKEVEERNVSVMKEYADIREEGIEVPPGTVNKGIDLEGTGVDFTGNSSLDFRSCSSKECKEELKTTEQNGSVMKEYADIREEGIEVPPETVNKGMDLEGTGVDFPGNCSLDVGSFSGKECKEELKTTETATLLEVAKFIAELRVNEDIKGNSTSAMAVTTANSKIAATGGQSPSESSAGADHMSGLEDCSDKEHQKKLKTCDMATFLQVSKFTEELRTDGEIKENNASAVVGTRTNSERATEDIPKATEDLATLLQLSKFIEELRADGVIEENNASAVVGTRTNSERATEDIPKATEDMATLLQLSKFIEELRTDGVIEENNASAVVGTRTNSERATEDIPKATEDMATLLQLSKFIEELRTDGVIEENNASAVVGTRTNSERATEDIPKATEDMATLLQVSKFIEELRTDGEIEENSASAVVGTRTNSGPGSPGGNIPCPRHRSSWRRHIAGPCCHQL, via the coding sequence ATGATCCAACCTTCAAAGGAAGTTGTCGAAAATGAAAAATTCTACCATCACTGCCTGCTGATCACATCTAATACCTGTAACTTGGACCTGGCAAGAGTGAAAACTGAACTAAACAAGTTCTGGAAGCTGACTGATGACTGGGATATAAGGAGAGACGGTAGACAGAATTTCGTAGCATCCTTCAACTCAGAGGATGACCTACTAAGCTGTTTAAAGCCTCCCGATGTAGAAACATTTCTGGATGAAAAGGAGGTGAATTTCAGTGTAGCAATGTGGGATGAAGGTGATGGGGAAAAGCTTGACTTGATCAAAGAGTGGCTTTTGGTCTATGGGGTCCCAGGTGCATATAGAAACTGGAAGGAGCTATATCAAGTGGCATCTGCAGTTGGAGTTCTGCTTGAGGTGGATGAGGAAAGTTTGGAAAGTGGAGATAAGGAGCCTATTAGGTTGAGGATAGCGTTAGGAAGTCTTGTTGGTGCTCCTTTCTCTTACCACTTTGTGTTTGGATGGTCTTCTAGACTAGTCAAGTTCATGATTGAAGACAAAGTAGGAAGGATAGAAGGGCAGTGGAAGGAAGTAGAAGAACGGAATGTTAGCGTCATGAAGGAATATGCAGATATAAGAGAAGAAGGTATCGAGGTACCTCCAGGAACAGTGAATAAAGGAATCGATTTGGAGGGCACTGGAGTAGATTTCACAGGCAATTCTTCTTTGGATTTCAGAAGTTGCTCAAGCAAGGAATGTAAAGAAGAACTGAAGACCACAGAACAGAATGGTAGCGTCATGAAGGAATATGCTGATATAAGAGAAGAAGGTATTGAGGTACCTCCAGAAACAGTGAATAAAGGAATGGATTTAGAGGGCACTGGAGTAGATTTTCCAGGCAATTGTTCTTTGGATGTTGGAAGTTTCTCAGGCAAGGAATGTAAAGAAGAGCTGAAGACCACAGAAACAGCTACATTGCTGGAAGTGGCGAAGTTCATTGCAGAGTTAAGAGTTAATGAAGACATCAAGGGAAACAGCACAAGTGCTATGGCAGTGACCACAGCAAACTCGAAGATAGCAGCAACAGGGGGGCAATCCCCAAGTGAAAGCTCAGCAGGAGCTGATCATATGTCGGGTTTGGAAGATTGTTCAGACAAGGAACATCAAAAGAAACTGAAGACCTGCGATATGGCTACATTTCTGCAAGTGTCGAAGTTCACTGAAGAGTTAAGAACTGATGGAGAGATCAAAGAAAACAATGCAAGTGCTGTAGTGGGCACCAGAACAAACTCCGAGAGAGCTACAGAAGACATTCCAAAAGCTACAGAAGACTTGGCTACATTGCTGCAATTGTCGAAGTTCATTGAAGAGTTAAGAGCTGATGGAGTGATCGAAGAAAACAATGCAAGTGCTGTAGTGGGCACCAGAACGAACTCCGAGAGAGCTACAGAAGACATTCCAAAAGCTACAGAAGACATGGCTACATTGCTGCAATTGTCGAAGTTCATTGAAGAGTTAAGAACTGATGGAGTGATTGAAGAAAACAATGCAAGTGCTGTAGTGGGCACCAGAACGAACTCCGAGAGAGCTACAGAAGACATTCCAAAAGCTACAGAAGACATGGCTACATTGCTGCAATTGTCGAAGTTCATTGAAGAGTTAAGAACTGATGGAGTGATCGAAGAAAACAATGCAAGTGCTGTAGTGGGCACCAGAACGAACTCCGAGAGAGCTACAGAAGACATTCCAAAAGCTACAGAAGACATGGCTACATTGCTGCAAGTGTCGAAGTTCATTGAAGAGTTAAGAACTGATGGAGAGATCGAAGAAAACAGTGCAAGTGCTGTAGTGGGCACCAGAACGAACTCCGGTCCAGGATCTCCGGGCGGGAACATCCCTTGTCCTCGTCACCGATCTTCGTGGCGCCGACACATTGCAGGTCCCTGTTGTCATCAACTATGA
- the LOC123167290 gene encoding 2-succinylbenzoate--CoA ligase, chloroplastic/peroxisomal, translating into MASGHIAQCLGGILASRAGATVAVSGDLRLNGAQLVDGVRSLAAGLLERGVRPGDVVAVVGFNSIEYMELLLAIPYIGAIVAPLNYRWSFEEAAQALELVRPSAFIFDGAYSSWALRLMESQSFSSICLYITIGDPVNTGQGANFVSVDHVKRSCRGTAEMEPVSAPRDVALICFTSGTTGQPKGVAISHTSLIIQSLAKIAVVGYGEDDVYLHTAPLCHIGGISSCLATLMAGGCHVLIPKFDAKSAIKAIQEHRVTCFITVPAIMADLLSYSRKDKLSGCGSVTKILNGGGGLSDELINGASHLFFNAAIFSAYGMTEACSSLTFMRINNPELQEAKNQLSKQSEGVCVGKPSPPVEIRIDRDESNSSSSQMGKILTRGLHTMVGYWGNNTADTPESVKNGWLDTGDTGWIDRTGKLWLMGRQKGRIKSGGENVYPEEVELVLSQHSGVATAVVFGVPDSRLGEKIVACLSIRDDWRWVDATAEHQGEGNEVSAHILQEYCRIKNLSRFKVPRLYHHWSRPFPVTTTGKIKREELKAKVLACMQPHSSL; encoded by the exons ATGGCAAGTGGCCACATCGCCCAATGCCTCGGTGGCATCCTCGCCAGCCGGGCCGGCGCTACTGTCGccgtctccggcgacctccgccTCAACGGTGCTCAGCTTGTCGATGGCGTGCGCAGTCTGGCAGCCGGCCTCTTGGAGCGCGGCGTCCGCCCGGGTgatgtcgtcgccgtcgtcggcttCAACAG CATTGAGTACATGGAGCTGTTGCTGGCCATCCCTTACATCGGAGCAATCGTTGCCCCTCTCAACTACCGCTGG AGCTTCGAGGAGGCGGCGCAGGCGCTGGAGCTTGTGCGGCCGTCGGCGTTCATCTTTGATGGTGCTTACAGCTCATGGGCGCTCCGGCTGATGGAGAGCCAGAGCTTCTCATCCATCTGCCTTTACATCACCATCGGGGATCCTGTCAACACCGGCCAAGGTGCAAACT TTGTGTCAGTTGATCATGTCAAGAGGAGTTGCAGAGGAACCGCGGAAATGGAGCCCGTGTCGGCTCCGAGGGATGTCGCTTTAATATGCTTCACATCTG GAACCACTGGACAGCCAAAGGGCGTAGCAATAAGCCATACATCTTTGATCATTCAATCTCTTGCAAAAATCGCCGTTGTCGGCTACGGTGAGGATGAT GTCTACCTACATACTGCCCCTCTGTGCCATATCGGAGGGATCTCTTCATGCTTGGCCACACTGATGGCTGGAGGCTGCCATGTCCTGATACCTAAATTCGACGCAAAATCAGCTATCAAAGCAATCCAAGAACACAGAGTGACTTGTTTCATTACCGTTCCCGCAATCATGGCTGACCTCCTGTCCTATTCTCG GAAAGATAAGCTATCAGGATGCGGATCGGTGACCAAGATCCTCAACGGCGGTGGTGGGTTGTCGGATGAGTTGATAAATGGAGCATCTCACCTATTTTTTAATGCTGCGATCTTTTCAGCTTATG GGATGACAGAGGCATGCTCATCGCTGACATTCATGCGTATCAACAACCCAGAGCTTCAGGAAGCCAAGAACCAGTTAAGCAAGCAATCTGAAGGTGTTTGTGTTGGAAAGCCATCACCTCCTGTCGAGATACGAATCGACAGAGATGAAAGTAACAGTAGCTCTTCACAAATGGGGAAAATCTTGACAAGAGGGTTGCACACAATGGTTGGATACTGGGGGAACAATACGGCTGATACACCAGAATCTGTTAAGAATGGGTGGCTTGACACCGGGGACACTGGATGGATAGATAGGACCGGCAAACTATGGCTCATGGGGCGACAAAAAGGCCGCATAAAAAGCGGAGGGGAAAATGTTTACCCCGAAGAG GTGGAATTAGTGCTGTCGCAACACTCAGGGGTAGCTACAGCTGTGGTTTTCGGTGTACCGGATAGTCGCCTTGGGGAGAAAATTGTTGCTTGTCTTAGCATCAGAGATGACTGGAGATGGGTTGATGCAACAGCTGAGCACCAAGGAGAAGGCAATGAAGTGTCTGCTCATATCCTTCAAGAGTATTGCAGGATAAAAAATCTGAGCAG ATTCAAGGTGCCAAGATTATATCATCACTGGAGTAGGCCGTTCCCAGTGACCACCACAGGCAAAATTAAAAGAGAGGAGCTGAAGGCCAAGGTCTTGGCTTGCATGCAACCGCATAGCAGTTTGTAG